A portion of the Gimesia chilikensis genome contains these proteins:
- a CDS encoding response regulator, giving the protein MSHLVYVCDDDSHIVRAVSMKLKKAGLEVVSFPDGYACWEQVQERAPEMIITDLQMPRMNGLELCEKIREFEATRSIPLTLLTGKGFEFDHDEYMQNLKITNVMVKPFSPKKLLTQVQECLQTAPDTIG; this is encoded by the coding sequence ATGAGTCATCTGGTTTATGTTTGTGACGACGATTCGCACATTGTGCGTGCCGTCAGTATGAAACTTAAAAAAGCGGGCCTGGAAGTCGTCAGCTTTCCGGATGGGTACGCCTGTTGGGAACAGGTTCAGGAGCGGGCTCCTGAGATGATTATCACCGATTTGCAGATGCCCCGCATGAATGGTCTGGAACTCTGCGAAAAAATTCGCGAATTTGAAGCAACCCGATCGATCCCGCTTACGTTACTGACAGGGAAAGGTTTCGAATTCGATCATGATGAATATATGCAGAATCTGAAAATCACCAATGTCATGGTGAAACCCTTCAGCCCCAAGAAATTGTTAACACAGGTCCAGGAGTGTCTGCAAACGGCACCGGACACGATTGGTTAG
- a CDS encoding GGDEF domain-containing protein has protein sequence MRNYYTAIQFWSYSLLVVCLCPLAVFLGAYMHWPLGVAPLLLLAPPTVLAAVSSPRVCYWTITVLSISSCFAEIFFRPDLEEVRSTYPASIMCASVLVGLVLLIDLYMGKLRHKLSQMHDQNDELVRQLYQTQKQAAVDASKSGITQINEKPVSEQKENTSVESGVNYPLLLLTLQDIGRRISTNQSNESLIPTVISTAKASLQCESCQVYLWDSKSRALKNALPARARDRLDYRPAANHGVAAWVIEHRQIVMRNDADQDYRLKRIIEDDPQMPDAIAPLTVGSELIGLLIIDKIDVDSPTIGRLIYILSNIYALGIKNSQLFKRIEEMASRDGLTGLYNHATFQEKLHELVKGAEAQSTNLSIIMSDIDHFKSFNDTYGHQAGDFVLKEVARIWKTVMPDNAVLARYGGEEFIGVLLDHEYSQARQIAEDLRETLENCPILFEGQQLQVTASFGVTEFRHPATTTKELVRVADEYLYKAKEGGRNQVVGLDTNATRKPGT, from the coding sequence ATGCGAAATTATTACACTGCCATCCAGTTCTGGTCTTACTCCCTGCTGGTAGTCTGCCTGTGTCCGCTGGCGGTCTTCCTGGGTGCCTACATGCACTGGCCCCTGGGGGTGGCTCCGCTGCTGCTGCTGGCACCTCCCACCGTTCTGGCGGCGGTTTCTTCACCACGGGTCTGTTACTGGACCATTACAGTGCTTTCCATCAGTTCCTGCTTCGCCGAAATTTTCTTTCGTCCGGACCTGGAAGAAGTCAGAAGTACCTACCCAGCGAGTATTATGTGCGCTAGCGTGCTTGTCGGACTGGTACTGCTGATCGATCTTTATATGGGCAAACTGCGTCACAAACTGTCTCAGATGCACGATCAGAATGACGAACTGGTCCGCCAGTTGTACCAGACTCAGAAACAGGCCGCCGTCGATGCTTCGAAATCGGGAATTACACAAATCAATGAGAAACCGGTCAGCGAGCAGAAAGAGAATACGAGTGTCGAGAGTGGCGTGAATTATCCACTGCTCCTGCTGACGCTGCAGGACATCGGTCGTCGGATCTCTACCAATCAATCCAACGAATCTTTGATTCCGACCGTGATCAGCACGGCCAAAGCTTCGCTGCAATGTGAATCATGCCAGGTATATCTCTGGGATTCAAAATCACGGGCACTGAAAAATGCACTGCCCGCGCGAGCCCGCGACCGACTGGACTACCGGCCTGCAGCCAATCATGGCGTAGCCGCCTGGGTGATCGAACATCGCCAGATTGTGATGCGGAACGACGCCGATCAGGATTACCGCCTCAAGCGGATCATCGAAGACGACCCACAGATGCCAGATGCGATTGCACCGCTGACCGTGGGTTCGGAACTGATCGGGCTGTTGATCATCGACAAGATTGACGTGGATTCTCCCACCATTGGCCGCCTGATTTACATTCTTTCCAATATCTACGCGTTGGGCATCAAGAATTCACAGTTGTTCAAACGCATTGAAGAGATGGCCAGCCGCGATGGTCTGACCGGACTGTATAACCACGCGACCTTCCAGGAAAAACTGCATGAACTGGTGAAGGGCGCAGAAGCGCAGTCGACCAATCTCAGCATCATCATGAGCGACATCGATCACTTCAAATCCTTCAACGATACCTACGGGCACCAGGCCGGTGACTTCGTACTGAAAGAGGTCGCCCGCATCTGGAAAACCGTGATGCCCGATAATGCCGTACTGGCGCGCTACGGCGGTGAAGAATTCATTGGCGTCCTGCTGGATCACGAATATTCTCAGGCACGTCAGATCGCGGAAGATTTACGTGAGACCCTGGAAAACTGCCCGATTCTCTTCGAAGGTCAGCAACTGCAAGTTACTGCCAGCTTTGGCGTTACAGAATTTCGTCACCCTGCGACAACCACGAAAGAACTGGTGCGGGTGGCTGATGAATATCTCTACAAGGCGAAGGAAGGCGGACGAAATCAGGTGGTCGGCCTGGATACGAACGCCACCAGGAAACCGGGTACATAA
- a CDS encoding STAS domain-containing protein has product MQITTEVFGNVLVAHTPDELTDDTSGDFVHALSEAINELHYQVVLQMDRSDLLDSAGLTALLDLQDLTREHGGNLKISGLEEPGKKILEMTRLDQRIDIFDSVIEAVSSFQ; this is encoded by the coding sequence ATGCAGATCACAACGGAAGTTTTTGGCAATGTTCTGGTGGCCCATACACCGGATGAACTGACGGATGACACATCCGGTGATTTCGTCCATGCGCTGTCAGAGGCGATAAACGAACTGCATTACCAGGTTGTCCTGCAGATGGATCGCAGCGATCTGCTGGACAGTGCCGGCCTGACGGCCTTACTCGATCTGCAGGATCTGACCCGGGAACACGGGGGGAACCTCAAGATCAGCGGCCTGGAAGAACCTGGCAAGAAAATTCTGGAAATGACGCGACTCGACCAGCGGATCGATATTTTCGATTCGGTGATCGAAGCGGTTTCCAGCTTTCAATAA
- a CDS encoding GspE/PulE family protein produces the protein MNTNSLLQPKMRLGDLLIFKEYITAEQLDSALEEQSQGDGSQLLGELLVNNEYCTEEQVLECLALEYRIPYVQLDSRMFDSKIFDVLPREFVEKHTVLPLFKVRNVLTVAVAEPTNVFLVDQLRDLTKSEIQIVAASAREIRRMVQTYMPNTNVFVIDDIIDDANGTNVELIEESIDDIGFDVEFAGQSPIIKLVNYIIYNAVREGASDIHIEPNEQQLRVRYRVDGVLHQALEPPVHLAPAVSSRIKIMASLDISERRLPQDGRIHVLMEGRPIDLRVSTLPMPTGEKVVIRILDNRSVNISLEQLGFSSEVLENFTEQLEKPNGIILVTGPTGSGKSTTLYAALNAVSSIEKNVCTVEDPIEYQLPIINQFQVNEKIGLSFATILRSLLRQDPDVVMVGEIRDQETGKIAIQAALTGHLVFSTLHTNDAISAITRLINMGVDDYLIAAAVNMALAQRLCRKLCPKCKTPYELPKAMQLAVERVGLEANEFYKNKGCKRCRNTGFSGRIGVHEILTVDDHLREIISSNPTVAAVKEYAQNNGMIPLRYDALRKAQEGLTTVEEAIKVSDDGWIPRKPALIRS, from the coding sequence ATGAATACCAATTCCCTCTTACAACCGAAAATGCGGCTCGGTGATCTGCTCATCTTTAAAGAGTACATCACTGCAGAACAGCTGGATTCCGCGCTGGAGGAACAGTCTCAGGGAGATGGCAGCCAGCTGCTGGGTGAGCTGCTGGTCAACAACGAATATTGCACCGAAGAGCAGGTGCTGGAATGCCTGGCCCTGGAATACCGCATTCCCTACGTGCAGCTCGACAGCCGCATGTTCGACTCGAAAATCTTCGATGTGCTGCCACGTGAATTTGTGGAAAAACATACGGTGCTGCCCCTGTTCAAAGTCCGCAACGTGTTGACCGTTGCGGTCGCGGAACCGACGAACGTCTTCCTGGTCGACCAGCTCCGCGACCTGACCAAGTCAGAAATCCAGATTGTCGCCGCCAGCGCCCGCGAAATCCGCCGGATGGTGCAGACTTATATGCCGAACACGAACGTGTTCGTGATCGACGACATCATCGATGATGCGAACGGCACCAATGTCGAACTGATCGAAGAATCAATCGACGACATCGGCTTCGACGTCGAGTTTGCCGGCCAGAGCCCGATCATCAAACTGGTCAATTACATTATCTACAATGCGGTCCGCGAAGGGGCCAGCGATATTCACATCGAACCCAACGAACAGCAGTTGCGGGTGCGCTATCGCGTGGATGGAGTGCTGCACCAGGCACTCGAACCGCCCGTGCATCTGGCGCCCGCGGTTTCTTCGCGTATCAAGATTATGGCGAGCCTCGACATCAGCGAGCGTCGTCTGCCACAGGATGGTCGAATTCACGTCCTGATGGAAGGGCGTCCCATCGATCTGCGTGTGAGTACGCTTCCCATGCCGACCGGTGAAAAGGTCGTGATTCGTATTCTGGATAACCGCAGCGTCAATATTTCACTCGAACAGCTGGGCTTCAGTTCCGAAGTTCTGGAAAACTTCACCGAACAGCTGGAAAAACCGAACGGCATCATTCTGGTGACCGGGCCTACCGGTAGTGGTAAGAGTACCACCCTGTATGCGGCTCTGAATGCCGTCAGCTCGATTGAGAAGAATGTCTGTACGGTCGAAGACCCGATCGAATATCAGCTGCCGATTATCAATCAGTTCCAGGTGAATGAAAAAATCGGCCTCTCATTCGCCACGATCCTGCGAAGTCTGCTGCGACAGGACCCGGATGTGGTAATGGTGGGCGAAATCCGCGACCAGGAAACCGGCAAGATCGCCATCCAGGCAGCCCTGACCGGTCACCTCGTCTTCAGTACGCTGCACACCAACGATGCGATTTCCGCGATTACGCGACTGATCAATATGGGTGTCGACGACTACCTGATTGCGGCAGCTGTCAACATGGCACTGGCACAGCGACTCTGTCGTAAATTGTGTCCGAAATGCAAAACACCGTATGAATTGCCCAAGGCGATGCAACTGGCGGTGGAACGGGTCGGCCTGGAAGCGAACGAATTTTATAAAAACAAAGGCTGCAAACGGTGCCGCAATACCGGATTCTCCGGGCGTATCGGCGTGCATGAGATTCTGACCGTTGATGATCATCTGCGGGAAATCATCTCATCCAATCCTACGGTGGCAGCAGTCAAAGAATATGCACAGAACAATGGCATGATCCCCCTGCGGTACGACGCTCTGCGTAAAGCCCAGGAAGGACTGACGACAGTGGAAGAAGCCATCAAAGTCAGTGATGACGGCTGGATTCCCCGAAAACCCGCGCTGATCCGTTCTTAA
- a CDS encoding type IV pilus twitching motility protein PilT, which translates to MEMNDLLHAAVDSDASDILLVTDAPPMFRIDGQLRTTALEPLDPETIRDLCDQVMKVQQKEILEKQKDVDFAITVPRLGRFRFNIHVQRGSLAAAIRRFSNEVCTLSSLELPPVVEELTRLKTGLILVTGQTGSGKSTTLAAMVEAINQRDSKHIITLEDPIEYQFQHGKSLIEQREIGEDCPGFTSGLKHVLRQDPDVILIGELRDLDTIRVALQAAETGHLVLASLHVSSAAGVVDRLVEVFPPEEQSQVRSHLAESLRAVITQRLLPAAMSNGRVAAVEIMLTNRAIQTSIRESTTHLIPGIISTNRRVGMQTMEQALKELLLNGKVDAETVDEHLQELKGEASGKEHSHGLLV; encoded by the coding sequence ATGGAAATGAACGATCTGTTACACGCGGCTGTGGACAGTGATGCTTCGGATATCCTGCTGGTGACCGACGCACCGCCCATGTTTCGTATCGACGGTCAGCTGCGCACCACCGCCCTGGAACCGCTGGATCCCGAAACGATTCGCGATCTGTGCGACCAAGTGATGAAGGTGCAACAGAAAGAAATTCTGGAGAAGCAGAAGGACGTCGACTTCGCGATCACAGTTCCACGACTGGGGCGATTTCGTTTCAATATCCATGTGCAGCGCGGTTCCCTGGCGGCTGCCATCCGTCGATTCTCCAACGAAGTTTGTACGCTGAGCAGCCTGGAGCTGCCCCCTGTCGTGGAAGAACTGACGCGGCTCAAAACCGGGCTGATCCTGGTGACCGGACAGACCGGTTCCGGTAAGTCCACCACGCTGGCTGCTATGGTCGAAGCCATTAATCAGCGGGATTCAAAACATATCATTACCCTGGAAGATCCGATCGAATATCAGTTCCAGCATGGAAAATCATTGATCGAACAGCGGGAGATCGGCGAAGACTGTCCCGGGTTCACCTCGGGACTGAAACATGTTCTGCGGCAGGATCCGGATGTGATTCTGATCGGGGAATTGCGGGATCTGGATACCATTCGTGTCGCTCTGCAGGCTGCGGAGACCGGTCACCTGGTACTCGCTTCACTGCACGTTTCCAGCGCAGCGGGAGTCGTCGATCGACTGGTCGAAGTCTTTCCACCGGAAGAACAGTCCCAGGTCCGCAGCCATCTGGCGGAATCGTTAAGGGCTGTCATTACCCAACGCTTATTACCCGCGGCAATGTCCAACGGTCGTGTGGCTGCTGTGGAAATCATGCTTACCAACAGAGCGATTCAAACCAGTATTCGCGAATCGACGACCCATCTGATTCCGGGCATTATTTCGACGAACCGTCGCGTAGGTATGCAGACGATGGAACAGGCACTCAAAGAACTGCTGTTAAACGGTAAAGTCGATGCGGAAACCGTGGACGAACATCTGCAGGAATTGAAGGGCGAAGCATCGGGCAAAGAACATTCTCATGGATTACTGGTTTAA
- a CDS encoding type II secretion system F family protein gives MQFTYIARNTTGQNQSGELVAETREEAVAKLRQEGLYLLSLEEADEKSSKGLAATRKKRVSRKDVIYFTNQMAIMVDAGVPVATALEGIAKQIENETLAEILSCIQKDVEAGSDLSSALSEFPRLFDKTYVNLIKASEASGTMPQMLNRIAQQAEEEQETIQQVKGALIYPAVMLVMCIGICIFLLTYVFPKLMPMFAARGAAVPTPTKMMIFVSTAITSYWYLLLLFVAAVIGFFFYMRNQAWGKATFDWCLIRMPVFGSMLKKLAISRSIRTLATTVNAGVPMLEAIELSAGVSDNVYFKQSWMEISEQVTTGKQIHEALEGKALFPPTMQQMIASGESTGRLGMVLNKLSDYFDRDVKIAIKSATTLVEPLMVVCMGSIIGFIALSMLLPIFTLSTSH, from the coding sequence ATGCAATTCACATATATCGCACGCAACACGACAGGACAGAATCAGTCCGGTGAACTGGTCGCAGAAACCAGGGAAGAAGCGGTTGCCAAGCTGCGCCAGGAAGGTCTGTATCTGCTCTCCCTGGAAGAAGCGGATGAAAAGTCATCCAAGGGGCTGGCAGCGACCCGTAAAAAACGGGTCTCGCGTAAGGACGTGATCTATTTCACCAACCAGATGGCGATTATGGTCGACGCGGGTGTGCCCGTGGCGACTGCCCTGGAAGGGATTGCTAAGCAGATTGAAAACGAAACACTCGCCGAGATTCTGTCCTGCATTCAGAAAGACGTTGAAGCAGGTAGCGACCTCTCCAGCGCGCTGAGTGAATTTCCACGGCTGTTCGATAAAACCTATGTGAACCTCATTAAAGCCAGCGAGGCCAGCGGTACGATGCCACAGATGCTGAACCGGATTGCACAGCAGGCTGAAGAAGAACAGGAAACCATTCAGCAGGTGAAGGGGGCTTTGATCTACCCGGCTGTGATGCTGGTGATGTGTATCGGCATCTGTATTTTCCTGCTGACATACGTCTTCCCCAAGCTGATGCCCATGTTCGCTGCCCGTGGTGCCGCAGTCCCGACACCAACGAAAATGATGATTTTCGTCTCGACGGCCATCACCTCTTACTGGTATCTGCTGCTGCTGTTTGTAGCGGCTGTGATCGGCTTTTTCTTCTATATGCGGAATCAGGCCTGGGGCAAAGCAACGTTCGACTGGTGTCTGATTCGGATGCCGGTCTTCGGATCGATGCTGAAAAAACTGGCGATCAGCCGCAGCATCCGTACGCTGGCGACTACGGTCAACGCGGGGGTTCCCATGCTGGAAGCCATCGAACTGAGCGCTGGTGTTTCCGACAATGTTTATTTCAAACAGAGCTGGATGGAAATCAGCGAGCAGGTTACGACCGGAAAACAGATTCACGAGGCACTGGAAGGCAAAGCATTATTTCCCCCCACGATGCAGCAGATGATCGCTTCCGGCGAATCGACGGGCCGACTGGGAATGGTGCTCAATAAGTTGAGCGACTACTTTGATCGGGATGTCAAAATCGCGATCAAGTCCGCCACGACCCTGGTGGAACCGTTGATGGTGGTCTGCATGGGTTCGATCATCGGTTTTATCGCACTCTCGATGCTGTTGCCGATCTTCACGCTGAGTACCAGCCACTAA
- a CDS encoding AI-2E family transporter yields MVRLVSLSIIFCLILFLGVTFFKVIMPFLLPLFLAAVVAMVSQPLLQYFIKRARGHVRIAAGITTTLIISAIFVPLCVGIFLGSLQLFTTVVNVLDEANWNKTVQTVREKVEVSNVKLHQFVEWSNEYLGKEEAAEEGTTDQEQSKVADDFIRKNLQATLVPIAKRSLGFAASTVGMLGTIFSAVIAWIMFVIALYYFLADGYVLVESTQSLIPVHLDYQRQLIDKFQKVVRAVVLGTFLAAIGQGLMTAIALYIVGFEHFFILLILATITSMVPLMGSWIIWGPCAGWLMYQGDWGAAIFLILFGTLVVGTMDNVIRTYILQSDAKLHPLLAFVSVLGGLQMMGLWGVFIGPIVASCLHALVQIFNAELRAFSKEKFNSNNLLDLVPEEKKAKQEDEQQSGPRAETETTRADAPAEGPSPETETNAESSESPESQPEQKQEKKSPESD; encoded by the coding sequence ATGGTTCGCCTTGTTTCACTCAGCATTATTTTCTGCCTGATCCTGTTCCTGGGAGTGACCTTCTTCAAGGTAATCATGCCGTTCCTGCTGCCCCTTTTTCTGGCAGCCGTGGTCGCCATGGTCAGTCAGCCCCTGCTCCAGTATTTCATTAAACGGGCCCGGGGCCACGTTCGGATCGCCGCAGGCATCACGACCACGCTGATCATTTCCGCGATCTTTGTTCCTCTTTGTGTGGGGATTTTCCTGGGTTCCCTGCAGCTGTTTACCACGGTGGTGAATGTGCTCGATGAAGCCAACTGGAATAAAACCGTGCAGACGGTCCGCGAAAAAGTGGAGGTCAGTAACGTCAAGCTGCATCAGTTCGTGGAATGGTCCAACGAATACCTCGGAAAAGAGGAAGCCGCTGAAGAGGGAACGACCGACCAGGAACAGTCGAAAGTCGCCGATGATTTCATCCGGAAGAATCTGCAGGCGACTCTGGTTCCGATCGCCAAACGTTCGCTTGGTTTCGCCGCTTCGACCGTGGGGATGCTGGGGACCATCTTCTCCGCAGTGATCGCCTGGATTATGTTTGTGATTGCCTTGTATTACTTCCTGGCCGATGGCTATGTGCTTGTCGAATCGACGCAGTCCCTGATTCCCGTGCACCTGGATTATCAGCGGCAGTTGATCGATAAGTTCCAGAAAGTCGTGCGGGCCGTGGTTCTGGGAACCTTCCTGGCGGCCATCGGTCAGGGACTGATGACTGCGATCGCCTTATACATCGTCGGTTTCGAGCATTTCTTCATTCTTCTGATCCTCGCCACGATCACGTCGATGGTTCCCCTGATGGGATCCTGGATTATCTGGGGTCCCTGTGCCGGCTGGCTGATGTACCAGGGAGACTGGGGGGCTGCGATCTTCCTGATCCTGTTCGGAACACTGGTCGTTGGTACGATGGACAATGTCATCCGTACCTATATTCTGCAGAGTGACGCGAAACTGCATCCCCTGCTCGCTTTCGTCAGTGTGCTGGGCGGACTGCAGATGATGGGGCTCTGGGGTGTGTTCATCGGCCCGATCGTCGCTTCCTGTCTGCACGCACTTGTACAGATCTTCAATGCCGAGCTTCGTGCGTTCTCCAAGGAGAAATTCAACAGCAATAACCTGCTCGACCTGGTTCCTGAAGAGAAAAAAGCAAAACAGGAAGATGAGCAGCAGTCAGGTCCCAGAGCAGAGACAGAGACTACCAGGGCAGATGCACCTGCGGAGGGCCCGTCGCCAGAGACGGAAACCAATGCGGAGTCTTCCGAGTCACCGGAATCCCAGCCAGAGCAGAAGCAGGAAAAGAAATCGCCTGAGTCGGATTAG
- a CDS encoding glycine cleavage system protein R — protein MKRYIISLLSANRVGIMAAVTTAMDELGANLHEASIAVIQNFFNIVIAADFPDERDPTLIQEHIEGICNAFNVDVSIKDPDVDVPSMLPPEDCIKYLLAIAGTNRPGILRRISSQLGQDGVDIIDLSATSSSDGQTFEMMIKVAVPKSLDILELQSVMENICSDFDVSVDFISESDSAIISSQSQTRMFKL, from the coding sequence ATGAAACGTTACATTATCTCACTTTTATCTGCGAACCGCGTAGGCATCATGGCCGCCGTCACGACCGCCATGGATGAACTGGGCGCGAACCTGCATGAAGCCAGCATTGCAGTGATCCAGAACTTTTTCAACATCGTGATTGCCGCCGATTTCCCTGACGAGCGGGATCCAACCCTGATCCAGGAACACATTGAGGGAATCTGTAACGCGTTCAATGTGGATGTCTCCATTAAAGACCCGGATGTAGACGTGCCCTCCATGCTGCCTCCGGAAGACTGCATCAAGTACCTGCTGGCGATCGCGGGAACCAACCGTCCCGGGATTCTCAGACGCATCTCATCCCAGCTGGGACAGGATGGCGTGGATATCATTGACCTGTCTGCCACCAGTTCATCCGATGGGCAGACATTCGAGATGATGATCAAGGTGGCGGTACCCAAGTCGCTCGACATCCTCGAGCTGCAGTCCGTGATGGAGAACATTTGCAGTGACTTTGATGTCTCAGTCGATTTCATCAGCGAATCGGATTCGGCCATCATCAGTTCACAGAGCCAGACGCGTATGTTTAAGCTGTAA
- a CDS encoding helix-turn-helix domain-containing protein, whose protein sequence is MMSKSGPSQQQSFETPFKILKEYQYASTAVTELLHSLETPDPQLIYLYGPSGCGKSALIHHLLPEYLALHPGAEWEQLTASEFAARFALASSNQQIADFQKGLRGLDLLILEDVHSLENRSHTQQELLSTLDDILGQGGRIIVSATKPPGELALFLKKLTNRFHGGICAAIPPPDFQSRQELLEFWAEVEAIPLPKKELTLIAQKKDLSPRELFAVLKQLQTVSRINRQPLDSRFVKQYLQGNLEPPRTSTAKITRAVCREFKTTLAEIRSANRSQQYVLPRQCAMFLSRELTDESLAKIANYFNRKNHSTVIHACRQIQTDLEKSPGLRQQISRIKQQLGVYLL, encoded by the coding sequence ATGATGTCAAAATCCGGTCCATCTCAGCAGCAGTCATTCGAGACACCTTTCAAGATATTGAAAGAATATCAGTATGCCAGCACGGCTGTCACCGAGTTACTGCACTCTCTTGAGACGCCGGATCCCCAGCTGATTTACCTGTATGGCCCCTCCGGATGCGGTAAATCAGCCCTGATTCATCATCTGTTGCCCGAGTATCTCGCCCTGCATCCCGGGGCAGAATGGGAACAGCTGACCGCCAGCGAATTTGCCGCCCGCTTTGCTCTGGCGTCATCAAACCAGCAGATCGCGGACTTCCAGAAAGGCCTGCGGGGACTCGATCTGCTGATTCTGGAAGACGTACACAGCCTGGAAAACCGCTCTCACACGCAGCAGGAGCTGCTGTCGACCCTCGATGACATTCTGGGCCAGGGGGGGCGAATCATCGTGTCGGCAACGAAGCCGCCCGGGGAACTGGCCTTGTTTCTGAAAAAGCTGACCAATCGCTTTCATGGCGGGATCTGTGCAGCGATTCCGCCTCCGGACTTTCAGAGCCGACAGGAGTTACTGGAATTCTGGGCCGAGGTGGAAGCGATTCCCCTGCCGAAAAAAGAGCTGACGCTAATCGCACAAAAGAAAGACCTCTCGCCACGCGAGCTGTTTGCGGTGCTGAAACAGCTGCAAACCGTCAGTCGGATCAATCGTCAGCCCCTGGATAGTCGCTTCGTGAAACAATATCTGCAGGGCAATCTCGAACCGCCCCGCACGAGTACCGCGAAAATCACGCGTGCAGTCTGCCGCGAATTTAAAACAACCCTGGCCGAAATCCGTTCTGCCAACCGGTCACAACAGTATGTTCTGCCGCGGCAGTGTGCGATGTTTCTCTCCCGGGAACTGACCGACGAATCTTTAGCCAAAATCGCAAATTACTTCAATCGGAAGAACCACAGCACGGTTATTCATGCCTGTCGTCAAATTCAGACCGATCTCGAAAAATCACCTGGATTACGTCAGCAGATTTCTCGCATTAAGCAACAGCTGGGAGTATATCTTTTATAG
- the dnaN gene encoding DNA polymerase III subunit beta: MKLSCSRSALLSGFQIIGSVISSRTPKEILKCAKLEAGDGKATLSGTDLEVSIRYDFDEVDVTIPGEILLSVHELVSILKESTTDSVEIELKKDEETEQDFILISSGKSEFRLSVHDPSEFPAVETFKESNYFEVPMQSFREMIRRTVFATDPESTRYALGGVLFDVEGDNLTLAATDGRRLAMVESACSYQGSEAYENNRPVIPAKAMTLIEKSLTGDEGNIQIAIRANDVIVKSGRSTIFARLVEGRFPKYRDVIPPEATHSIDLEVGTFFGAVRQAQIVTDVETRGVDFIFNSGLLTLKSVAASVGESKVEIPIPFEGEEIVITFDVRYLADFLKALDSAAHIQLQLIDSDSAAVLKTDDGYTYVIMPLSQAR, from the coding sequence ATGAAGCTCAGTTGTTCACGATCGGCCCTGTTGTCCGGCTTCCAGATCATTGGAAGCGTCATCAGTTCACGCACTCCCAAGGAGATCCTGAAGTGCGCCAAACTCGAAGCAGGAGACGGCAAGGCAACCCTGAGTGGAACCGATCTCGAAGTCAGCATCCGCTACGATTTCGATGAAGTCGATGTGACGATTCCCGGGGAGATCCTGCTGTCGGTACACGAGCTGGTCTCGATCCTGAAGGAATCCACCACCGATTCGGTCGAGATCGAACTGAAGAAGGACGAGGAAACCGAGCAGGACTTTATTCTGATTTCCTCGGGCAAGAGCGAATTCCGTCTGTCAGTGCACGATCCCTCCGAGTTTCCCGCAGTAGAAACATTCAAAGAATCAAATTACTTCGAAGTCCCCATGCAGTCCTTCCGGGAAATGATCCGGCGGACCGTATTCGCGACCGATCCGGAAAGCACCCGCTATGCATTGGGGGGCGTGCTGTTCGACGTGGAAGGGGACAATCTGACCCTGGCGGCGACCGATGGACGTCGTCTGGCGATGGTGGAATCCGCCTGTTCCTATCAGGGATCAGAGGCGTATGAAAACAACCGGCCCGTGATTCCTGCCAAGGCGATGACGCTGATCGAAAAGAGCCTGACCGGCGATGAAGGCAACATCCAGATTGCGATTCGGGCCAATGACGTGATCGTCAAAAGTGGTCGTTCGACAATCTTTGCCCGCCTCGTGGAAGGCCGCTTCCCCAAGTATCGCGATGTCATTCCACCGGAAGCGACTCACAGTATCGACCTGGAAGTCGGAACCTTCTTCGGTGCCGTCCGTCAGGCACAGATTGTGACCGACGTGGAAACCCGGGGCGTGGATTTTATCTTCAACAGTGGCCTGTTAACGCTGAAGAGTGTGGCTGCCTCTGTGGGGGAATCGAAGGTTGAAATCCCGATTCCCTTTGAAGGCGAGGAAATCGTCATCACTTTTGACGTCCGCTACCTGGCAGACTTCCTCAAAGCTCTGGATTCCGCCGCTCATATCCAGCTGCAGCTGATCGATTCCGACAGCGCTGCCGTCCTCAAGACCGACGATGGTTACACTTACGTGATCATGCCCCTCTCACAGGCACGGTAA